Proteins from a genomic interval of Psychrobacter fulvigenes:
- a CDS encoding porin, translating into MKKLLLATAVAALSVSAAQAAPTVYGKAFVAVDYEDIDKNIGEDEDSLQINSHASRIGFKGSEAMTANTDVIYQLEYGIDIDGGGDKTFKSRDTYLGLNNNTFGEFRFGRNQSSLDRINNAITADGGYWDNLGDDNNMVDSGRIDNSMIWTAPKYQDLPLEFSAMYAASEDNDSDGWGAALMFDQGTGFTAGVAYDKDLNIGNGAYNNTTGDIIRGTATVDLSKFTTVPVTLGALYQQADFDVAGSKKEKGYILSAAMGLQNFAKPATVYAQYNNTSNLRGSDGLDSDQIVVGGKYFYQPNMIMHAYAGWNDSDAEVTKLDDAKVYTAGSTETFAIGTALEYKF; encoded by the coding sequence ATGAAAAAACTACTTTTAGCTACAGCAGTTGCTGCTCTATCTGTATCTGCAGCCCAAGCCGCTCCTACTGTTTATGGTAAAGCATTTGTGGCTGTCGACTATGAAGATATCGATAAAAACATTGGTGAGGATGAAGATTCACTTCAGATTAACTCTCATGCTTCACGTATCGGTTTTAAAGGCTCTGAAGCCATGACTGCTAACACTGATGTAATCTATCAGTTAGAGTATGGCATTGATATCGATGGTGGCGGGGACAAAACCTTTAAAAGCCGTGATACCTATCTTGGTTTGAATAACAATACCTTTGGTGAGTTCCGTTTTGGTCGTAACCAGTCATCACTTGATCGCATTAATAATGCTATCACTGCTGATGGCGGTTATTGGGACAACCTAGGTGATGATAACAATATGGTCGATAGTGGCCGTATTGATAACTCAATGATCTGGACTGCACCTAAATATCAAGATCTTCCATTAGAGTTCTCAGCCATGTATGCGGCTTCTGAAGATAATGATAGTGACGGTTGGGGTGCGGCATTGATGTTTGACCAAGGCACTGGCTTCACTGCGGGTGTTGCATATGACAAAGACTTAAATATCGGTAATGGTGCTTATAATAACACTACAGGTGACATTATTCGTGGTACGGCTACTGTAGATCTTTCTAAGTTTACTACTGTACCTGTAACGCTTGGTGCTTTGTATCAACAAGCTGACTTTGACGTTGCTGGTAGTAAGAAAGAGAAAGGTTATATTTTAAGTGCTGCGATGGGTCTGCAGAACTTCGCTAAGCCAGCCACTGTTTATGCTCAATATAACAACACTTCTAACCTACGTGGTTCCGATGGTTTAGACTCTGATCAGATCGTTGTTGGTGGTAAATACTTCTACCAGCCAAATATGATCATGCATGCGTATGCTGGTTGGAATGATAGTGATGCTGAAGTAACTAAACTGGATGATGCTAAAGTTTACACAGCCGGATCTACTGAGACTTTTGCTATCGGTACTGCTCTAGAATACAAATTCTAA
- a CDS encoding porin, protein MKKILLVTAMAAFSLPSAQAAPKFYGKVFLTADYINAKADMNTRLGVNETTKVLSAYDEDVVELTSHSSRLGVKGSEAMTDNTDVVYQLEYRISVDGDDKSFKSRDTYLGLANKHFGEFRFGRNSSVLGEVDKAIVTEGYWDNLGDSKLKSNNKPRALNMLDDSRQDNSMVWIAPKYKDLPLELRVQYALDESSAADSNDSQDGFGASLMYKAKAGYTLGLAYSKDMDISDDINILDLTDPDEPRRSKVDYGGDVIRAEVTADLDKYMAVPVTLGLLYQQADYDFTGSKKEKGLVVSGEMDLKNFTKPASVYLQYNKTDNLNGYNNSNSEQMVLGGKYKFKKNITAHAYIGKNSADYVAVGKIKGVDVNDKKYERYDNIESDIEVFAFGGGLEYKF, encoded by the coding sequence ATGAAAAAAATACTTTTAGTGACTGCAATGGCGGCTTTTTCACTACCTAGCGCACAGGCAGCCCCGAAGTTTTACGGAAAAGTGTTTTTGACCGCGGATTATATCAATGCCAAAGCAGATATGAACACGCGGCTTGGCGTCAATGAAACCACCAAAGTCTTAAGTGCTTATGATGAGGATGTCGTAGAGCTAACCTCGCACTCTTCACGTTTGGGAGTCAAAGGCTCTGAGGCCATGACGGATAATACGGATGTGGTCTATCAGCTAGAGTATCGCATCAGTGTGGACGGTGATGATAAAAGCTTTAAAAGCCGTGATACGTATTTAGGACTGGCTAACAAACACTTTGGCGAGTTTCGCTTTGGGCGTAACTCATCAGTACTAGGAGAGGTGGACAAGGCCATCGTCACCGAAGGCTACTGGGATAACTTGGGCGACAGTAAGCTCAAAAGCAATAATAAGCCCAGAGCACTGAACATGCTTGATGATTCACGGCAGGATAACTCCATGGTATGGATTGCGCCTAAGTACAAGGACTTACCTTTAGAGTTGCGAGTGCAATACGCCCTTGATGAGAGCAGCGCAGCTGACAGCAATGACAGCCAAGACGGCTTTGGGGCTTCTTTAATGTATAAGGCAAAAGCTGGTTATACGTTAGGTCTTGCCTATAGTAAGGATATGGATATAAGCGATGACATCAATATCTTAGACCTGACAGATCCAGATGAGCCACGTAGGAGTAAAGTTGATTACGGTGGTGACGTTATCCGCGCTGAGGTGACGGCTGATTTAGACAAGTATATGGCAGTGCCAGTCACTTTAGGGCTGCTGTACCAGCAAGCTGACTATGATTTTACAGGCTCCAAAAAAGAAAAAGGTCTGGTGGTTAGCGGTGAGATGGACTTAAAAAACTTTACCAAGCCAGCTTCTGTCTATCTGCAGTACAATAAGACAGACAATCTAAATGGTTATAATAATTCCAATTCAGAGCAAATGGTGCTTGGCGGTAAGTACAAATTTAAGAAAAACATTACCGCTCATGCCTATATCGGTAAAAACTCAGCTGACTATGTAGCCGTTGGCAAAATTAAAGGCGTGGATGTGAATGATAAAAAATACGAGCGCTATGACAATATTGAATCAGATATAGAGGTGTTTGCTTTTGGTGGCGGCTTAGAATACAAATTCTAA
- a CDS encoding CTP synthase — MTKFIFVTGGVVSSLGKGITAASLAAILEARGVSVTMTKMDPYINVDPGTMSPFQHGEVFVTEDGAETDLDLGYYERFLRHSKMSKGNNFTSGRIYQNVLNKERRGEYLGGTVQVIPHITDEIKSKILASGEGYDIAIIEIGGTVGDIESLPFMEAVRQMQVELGRNRAMLMHLTLVPYIASAGETKTKPTQHSVKELRSIGLQPDILICRSDHHISQDNRRKIALFTNVEERAVIMCEDAESIYQIPRTLHEQDLDDLICERFGLDVPEADLSDWDKVVEAQLNPEATVTVAMVGKYVELPDAYKSINEALLHAGITHKLAVKIDYIDAEFLETDDKLMAQLKEADAILVPGGFGERGTFGKIKAITYARENKVPYLGICLGMQLAVIEYARNVLHIDANSSEFDRKAAEPIIGLITEWLDERGELQIRTDDSDLGGTMRLGAQQAELVAGSKLSQIYGASNITERHRHRYEMNNRYIEPLEQAGMSISGYSAKQHLVEAVEIADHPWFIAVQFHPEFTSSPRGGHPLFNSFVKAAKTYSDKG, encoded by the coding sequence ATGACCAAGTTTATATTTGTGACCGGTGGGGTAGTGTCCTCACTAGGAAAAGGTATTACCGCAGCCTCTCTTGCTGCGATACTTGAAGCCCGCGGCGTCAGCGTAACGATGACCAAGATGGATCCATACATCAACGTCGATCCAGGTACCATGAGTCCATTCCAGCATGGTGAGGTATTCGTGACCGAAGATGGCGCCGAGACAGATTTGGATTTGGGCTATTATGAGCGTTTTTTACGCCATTCAAAAATGAGTAAGGGCAACAACTTTACCAGTGGTCGTATCTACCAAAACGTCCTGAATAAAGAGCGTCGTGGTGAGTATCTAGGTGGCACGGTACAGGTAATTCCGCACATCACTGATGAGATTAAGAGCAAAATCTTGGCCAGCGGTGAAGGCTATGATATCGCCATTATCGAGATTGGCGGTACGGTCGGTGACATCGAGTCGCTGCCGTTTATGGAAGCCGTGCGCCAGATGCAAGTAGAGCTTGGCCGTAATAGAGCCATGCTGATGCACTTGACGCTAGTGCCTTATATTGCCAGTGCTGGTGAAACCAAAACCAAGCCCACTCAGCATTCGGTGAAAGAGCTGCGCTCTATCGGTCTGCAGCCTGATATCTTAATCTGCCGCTCTGATCATCACATCTCACAAGACAACCGCCGTAAGATTGCGCTATTTACCAACGTCGAAGAGCGTGCGGTCATCATGTGTGAAGATGCCGAAAGCATCTATCAAATACCGCGCACGCTGCATGAGCAAGATCTCGATGATCTGATCTGTGAGCGCTTTGGTCTGGATGTGCCAGAAGCAGATTTGAGCGATTGGGATAAGGTGGTTGAAGCTCAGCTCAATCCTGAAGCGACTGTCACAGTTGCGATGGTCGGCAAATACGTCGAGCTGCCTGATGCTTATAAGTCTATCAACGAAGCCTTGCTACACGCGGGTATCACTCACAAGCTCGCTGTCAAGATTGACTATATTGATGCTGAGTTTTTGGAAACTGATGACAAACTAATGGCGCAGCTAAAAGAAGCTGATGCTATCTTAGTGCCAGGTGGTTTCGGTGAGCGTGGTACGTTCGGTAAGATTAAAGCCATCACTTATGCTCGCGAAAACAAAGTTCCATATTTGGGTATCTGTCTTGGTATGCAGCTGGCAGTGATTGAATATGCGCGTAATGTACTGCATATCGACGCCAATTCTTCTGAATTTGATCGTAAGGCGGCTGAGCCTATCATAGGCCTCATCACTGAGTGGTTGGATGAGCGCGGCGAGTTACAAATCCGCACGGATGATTCAGACCTTGGTGGTACCATGCGTCTGGGTGCACAGCAAGCCGAGCTGGTTGCTGGTAGCAAGCTCAGCCAAATCTATGGCGCGAGCAATATCACTGAGCGTCATCGCCATCGTTATGAGATGAACAACCGCTATATTGAGCCACTGGAGCAAGCGGGTATGAGCATCTCTGGCTACTCTGCCAAGCAGCATTTGGTTGAAGCGGTCGAGATTGCCGATCATCCTTGGTTTATCGCGGTACAGTTCCATCCAGAGTTCACTAGCTCGCCACGTGGTGGTCACCCGTTATTTAATAGCTTTGTCAAAGCGGCAAAGACTTATAGCGATAAAGGATAG
- the kdsA gene encoding 3-deoxy-8-phosphooctulonate synthase: MDNLLTAQSHIQLSTPDNHSINIGNDQPFVLFGGMNVLESKELAFEIAEQYIDICQRLGIGYVFKASFDKANRSSLHSFRGPGLEKGVDWLGQIKEKYNVPIITDVHEPYQAEPVAEVADIIQLPAFLSRQTDLVHAMAKTGAIINIKKAQFLAPHEMRHIVNKCLEAGNDKLILCERGSAFGYNNLVVDMLGFDTMKQMDVPVFFDVTHSLQQPGARSDSAGGRREQITTLARAGMATGLAGLFLEAHPNPEAAKCDGPCALRMSQLEPFLRQLKQIDELVKGFEVLDTQ; the protein is encoded by the coding sequence ATGGATAACCTATTAACCGCACAATCACATATTCAGCTCAGCACTCCTGATAACCACAGCATCAATATCGGCAATGATCAGCCGTTTGTATTATTTGGTGGTATGAACGTTTTGGAGTCAAAAGAGCTGGCCTTTGAGATTGCTGAGCAATATATCGATATTTGTCAGCGTTTGGGTATCGGTTATGTGTTTAAGGCCAGCTTTGATAAGGCCAACCGTTCAAGCTTGCACTCGTTTCGTGGGCCTGGGCTTGAAAAAGGTGTAGATTGGCTCGGACAGATCAAAGAAAAGTATAATGTGCCTATCATTACGGATGTCCATGAGCCGTACCAAGCTGAGCCAGTGGCTGAAGTGGCTGATATTATTCAGTTACCTGCTTTTTTGTCGCGTCAGACAGATCTGGTGCATGCGATGGCCAAGACAGGCGCAATCATCAATATCAAAAAAGCCCAGTTTTTAGCGCCGCACGAGATGCGCCATATCGTCAATAAATGCTTAGAAGCCGGTAACGATAAGCTGATTCTTTGTGAGCGTGGTAGCGCCTTTGGGTATAATAATCTGGTCGTGGATATGCTCGGCTTTGATACCATGAAGCAGATGGATGTGCCGGTATTCTTTGATGTGACTCACAGTCTACAGCAGCCAGGCGCACGCAGTGACAGCGCAGGTGGCCGCCGTGAGCAGATTACCACCCTCGCACGTGCAGGTATGGCGACAGGTCTGGCAGGACTGTTTTTGGAAGCGCATCCGAACCCTGAAGCTGCCAAGTGTGATGGTCCCTGTGCGCTGCGTATGAGTCAGCTAGAGCCATTCTTGCGTCAGCTGAAGCAAATTGATGAGCTGGTAAAAGGTTTTGAAGTATTGGATACTCAGTAA
- a CDS encoding heavy-metal-associated domain-containing protein, with product MANQTRIIKIDGMTCGGCVQSVHNATADIDGLETMTVELADNQATVTFDDSLTSAEKIAEAIEDAGFDATVANA from the coding sequence ATGGCAAACCAAACTCGTATTATAAAAATTGATGGCATGACTTGCGGCGGCTGTGTCCAAAGTGTTCACAATGCCACTGCTGATATCGACGGCTTAGAGACCATGACGGTAGAGCTGGCTGATAATCAAGCCACGGTTACTTTTGATGATAGCCTGACAAGCGCGGAAAAAATCGCTGAAGCTATCGAAGACGCAGGCTTTGATGCGACAGTTGCAAACGCTTAA
- a CDS encoding heavy metal translocating P-type ATPase produces MNDFTKKSTHQANEVETEITAANQSQPQQAHLQLAIDGMTCQACASRIEKVLNKKSAIHQVNVNFAGETANVDYDSTQTTPEEITEWVNKTGFVANLQAGDSLFAQTDKDTATEYPWRLIGLWICLVPFLVGMAGMLIGQGMAWMPPVWIQFILATIVQFGLALPFYKSAWASIKGGLANMDVLVVIGTVTIWAYSTYLWFAHGDGSFGSLFQSSGSHDGPPVYFEAGVMVIAFVRTGKYLEERTKKHSLNSIDLLLSLTPDEVEQQQPNGDFHNVALKDVQVGDILRAKQGSRVATDGTVTEGSGWCVESHLTGESVPLKKEQGDELLAGALVENGSLLYRVRAKGSDTKLGDMVQALSDAQGSKSNLARLADRVTAVFVPVVVAIAIVTFIVTWWITGTVSTALMHSVSVLVIACPCALGLATPAAIMAGMGVAARHGVWFKDAQSLEAAGDIDTVVLDKTGTLTIGRPTIVDEVMVDKSLAADDVLQIAASVEVHASHPLATALINAAKDRGLPLLPVTDVSVVKGAGIQANIEGLGTVKVGTAEFASLTLPKLMPKVWQIASTVAISINDEPLGAFALADDLKADTPQAVTALQDAGIKVILMSGDKQSVVDHVAGQLGIEAAYGGMSPRDKASQIAVLQTAGHKVAMAGDGVNDAPAMATADASFAMFEGTDVAQHSASARLMGESLMHIDAAQKIAQATLRNIKQNLFFAFLYNTLGIPLAAFGFLSPMIAAAAMALSSISVLMNALRLTRFKTAVELENTVSKPTAETQKLADGQ; encoded by the coding sequence ATGAATGATTTCACCAAAAAATCGACACATCAGGCCAATGAAGTGGAAACTGAAATCACAGCTGCTAATCAGTCGCAGCCACAGCAGGCGCATTTGCAGCTAGCGATTGATGGGATGACGTGTCAGGCGTGTGCCTCACGAATCGAAAAAGTGCTGAATAAAAAATCTGCCATCCATCAGGTCAACGTCAACTTCGCAGGCGAAACAGCCAACGTTGACTACGACTCTACGCAGACCACTCCCGAAGAGATTACCGAGTGGGTCAATAAAACGGGCTTTGTCGCCAACTTGCAGGCAGGTGATAGCTTGTTTGCGCAGACTGACAAGGATACAGCCACTGAGTACCCGTGGCGATTGATAGGCTTATGGATTTGCTTGGTGCCGTTCTTAGTCGGCATGGCAGGTATGCTTATCGGTCAAGGTATGGCATGGATGCCACCCGTGTGGATCCAGTTTATTTTGGCGACGATTGTACAGTTTGGCTTGGCATTGCCGTTTTATAAAAGCGCGTGGGCGTCGATCAAAGGCGGTCTTGCCAATATGGATGTCTTGGTGGTCATCGGTACGGTCACTATTTGGGCATACTCGACCTATCTATGGTTTGCGCATGGTGATGGCAGCTTCGGCAGTCTGTTCCAAAGCTCAGGCAGTCATGATGGCCCTCCTGTTTATTTCGAAGCAGGGGTAATGGTGATTGCCTTTGTGCGTACTGGCAAGTACTTGGAAGAGCGCACCAAAAAGCACAGTTTAAACAGTATAGATCTTTTATTGTCATTAACGCCAGACGAAGTCGAGCAGCAGCAGCCAAACGGTGACTTCCATAATGTCGCACTCAAGGACGTACAGGTCGGTGATATCTTACGTGCCAAGCAAGGCAGTCGCGTGGCGACAGATGGTACTGTCACTGAGGGCAGTGGTTGGTGTGTAGAGAGCCACTTAACAGGCGAGTCCGTACCACTCAAAAAAGAACAAGGCGATGAGCTGTTAGCGGGGGCGTTAGTCGAGAATGGCAGCCTGTTATACCGTGTACGAGCCAAGGGCAGCGATACCAAGCTTGGAGATATGGTACAAGCGCTGAGCGATGCGCAAGGTTCAAAGTCTAACTTGGCACGTCTAGCAGACAGGGTGACGGCAGTATTCGTCCCTGTCGTCGTTGCTATCGCTATTGTCACCTTTATAGTGACATGGTGGATCACGGGTACAGTCAGTACTGCATTGATGCACTCTGTCTCTGTGCTAGTGATTGCCTGTCCCTGTGCGCTTGGCTTGGCCACGCCTGCGGCAATTATGGCCGGTATGGGCGTAGCGGCGCGTCATGGCGTCTGGTTTAAAGACGCTCAAAGCCTTGAGGCAGCAGGTGATATTGATACCGTGGTACTCGATAAAACCGGCACATTAACCATCGGTAGACCCACTATCGTGGACGAGGTGATGGTTGATAAGTCGCTTGCGGCCGATGATGTACTGCAGATCGCTGCCAGTGTCGAAGTACATGCCAGTCATCCGCTTGCCACTGCTCTGATTAATGCGGCAAAAGATCGCGGCTTACCGCTACTGCCTGTTACTGATGTTAGCGTGGTCAAAGGTGCTGGTATTCAAGCGAATATCGAGGGACTTGGTACGGTAAAAGTCGGCACCGCAGAGTTTGCCAGCTTGACCCTACCAAAGCTAATGCCAAAAGTATGGCAGATCGCCAGTACTGTTGCGATTAGTATCAATGATGAGCCGTTGGGTGCTTTTGCTTTAGCGGATGACTTAAAGGCGGACACCCCGCAAGCTGTTACCGCACTACAAGATGCTGGTATCAAAGTCATCTTGATGAGTGGTGACAAACAATCAGTCGTCGACCATGTGGCAGGGCAACTGGGTATCGAAGCTGCTTATGGGGGAATGAGTCCACGTGACAAGGCCAGCCAAATCGCTGTATTGCAAACAGCTGGTCACAAAGTGGCAATGGCAGGTGACGGTGTCAATGATGCGCCAGCGATGGCCACAGCTGATGCTAGTTTTGCGATGTTTGAGGGAACGGATGTAGCACAGCATAGTGCCTCTGCACGCTTGATGGGTGAGTCGCTTATGCATATCGATGCCGCACAAAAAATCGCTCAAGCAACGCTACGCAACATCAAGCAAAACTTATTCTTTGCCTTCCTTTATAACACGCTGGGTATACCGCTTGCTGCATTTGGCTTTTTAAGCCCGATGATTGCAGCAGCAGCCATGGCGCTTAGCTCTATTTCGGTATTGATGAACGCCCTGCGCTTAACGCGATTCAAGACAGCGGTTGAGTTGGAAAATACAGTATCTAAACCTACCGCTGAGACTCAAAAATTAGCCGATGGTCAGTGA
- the eno gene encoding phosphopyruvate hydratase, with the protein MYAEEIKNATEIKDIRAREILDSRGNPTIEVDVTLADGIIGRAAAPSGASTGSREALELRDGDKDRYMGKGVKKAVANVNSQIRSALINTDVTEQQRIDDAMITLDGTDNKESLGANAMLAVSLAVAKAAAKAQSLPLHQYIANLRNQTSLTMPVPMMNILNGGEHADNTVDIQEFMIEPVGFTSFSEALRAGTEIFHSLKSVLKSQGLSTSVGDEGGFAPNLRSNEEAITVIMQAIEQVGYKPGDDIHLALDCAASEFYKNGQYILAGEGNKSFDSQGFSDYLVGLARQYPIISIEDGLDESDWDGWKYLTEQIGDSVQLVGDDLFVTNPAILQEGIDKKVANAILIKFNQIGTLSETLDAIYLAKKNGYATVISHRSGETEDSTIADLAVGTAAGQIKTGSLCRSDRVAKYNQLLRIEQQVRASYRGREEFIGLRG; encoded by the coding sequence ATGTACGCTGAAGAAATCAAAAACGCCACCGAAATTAAAGACATCCGCGCACGTGAAATTCTGGACTCGCGTGGCAACCCAACGATTGAAGTTGATGTGACTCTAGCTGACGGTATTATTGGCCGTGCAGCCGCACCAAGTGGTGCCTCGACGGGCTCACGTGAAGCTCTAGAGCTACGTGATGGCGATAAAGATCGCTATATGGGTAAAGGGGTCAAAAAAGCCGTTGCCAACGTAAACAGCCAAATTCGTAGTGCCCTGATAAATACAGATGTGACTGAGCAGCAGCGTATCGATGATGCGATGATTACGCTTGATGGCACGGACAACAAAGAAAGCTTGGGTGCCAATGCTATGTTGGCCGTATCGCTAGCAGTTGCAAAGGCGGCTGCTAAAGCACAGAGCCTACCATTACATCAGTATATTGCCAACTTACGCAATCAAACGTCTCTTACCATGCCAGTACCAATGATGAACATCTTAAATGGTGGCGAGCATGCGGACAATACAGTAGATATCCAAGAGTTTATGATTGAGCCAGTAGGGTTCACGAGCTTCTCAGAAGCATTGCGTGCTGGTACTGAAATTTTTCATAGCTTAAAGTCTGTACTTAAGTCTCAGGGACTAAGCACTTCAGTAGGTGACGAAGGTGGTTTTGCCCCCAATCTACGCAGTAACGAAGAAGCCATTACCGTTATCATGCAAGCGATTGAGCAAGTGGGCTATAAGCCAGGTGATGACATTCACTTAGCGCTTGACTGTGCGGCCAGCGAGTTTTATAAAAACGGCCAGTATATCTTGGCAGGCGAAGGCAATAAGTCATTCGATAGCCAAGGCTTCTCAGACTACTTAGTTGGGCTGGCGCGTCAATATCCTATTATTTCTATCGAAGATGGTCTTGATGAGTCGGATTGGGATGGCTGGAAGTACTTGACTGAGCAAATCGGTGATAGCGTTCAGCTGGTCGGTGATGATTTGTTTGTGACCAACCCTGCTATCTTGCAAGAAGGTATCGATAAAAAAGTTGCGAATGCGATTTTGATCAAATTTAACCAGATTGGTACGTTATCAGAAACATTAGACGCCATTTATCTGGCGAAGAAAAATGGCTATGCAACGGTTATCTCGCATCGTTCAGGTGAAACCGAAGACAGCACCATTGCAGATTTAGCGGTCGGTACGGCTGCTGGTCAGATCAAAACAGGTTCGCTATGCCGCTCAGATCGCGTAGCAAAATACAACCAGTTGTTACGTATTGAACAACAAGTACGCGCCAGTTACCGTGGCCGTGAAGAGTTCATCGGTCTACGTGGTTAA
- a CDS encoding FtsB family cell division protein: MKYLSQFMLLALAVAVLLGLQYQYWLGENGRFEHYNLLTEIEEQQRLNDNQVAANNLLRADVQDLKNGLEAVEEHARLDLGLIKPNETFIQVSTAPTTHSRN; encoded by the coding sequence ATGAAATATCTTAGCCAGTTTATGCTACTTGCTCTAGCCGTTGCGGTGCTGTTGGGACTGCAATATCAGTATTGGCTGGGTGAAAATGGACGTTTTGAGCATTATAACTTGCTAACCGAAATTGAAGAGCAGCAGCGCTTGAATGACAACCAAGTCGCCGCAAACAATCTGCTACGTGCTGATGTGCAAGATCTAAAAAATGGCCTTGAAGCAGTAGAAGAGCATGCTCGTCTAGACTTAGGTCTGATTAAACCCAATGAGACTTTTATACAGGTATCAACCGCACCCACGACTCACAGTCGTAATTAA
- the ispD gene encoding 2-C-methyl-D-erythritol 4-phosphate cytidylyltransferase, with amino-acid sequence MNTKPCVHAMIVAAGRGSRFGASIAKQYTMLQGQTLLQHSVARLASSGYINECLLVIAADDSIAQGLDFALPIHYAVGGAERWQSVQAGVEAIMKAGADDSDLVLIHDAARSAVLSHDIDQVIEAAMLEPYGAILAAPVADTLKQSQPITPDTQSKSATTSSSNDYIAHTVDRNGMWQAQTPQVYRLDQLYQVLTHVGEQQLAITDEASAFEHMNLPIRLVTGSRQNIKLTYPDDALLLEAILTAQNK; translated from the coding sequence ATGAACACTAAACCTTGTGTACATGCCATGATCGTCGCTGCTGGGCGTGGTAGTCGTTTTGGTGCGTCTATAGCCAAGCAATATACAATGCTACAAGGGCAGACACTATTACAGCATAGTGTCGCAAGGTTAGCATCTAGTGGATATATCAACGAGTGTCTATTGGTCATTGCTGCAGATGATAGTATCGCGCAAGGGTTGGATTTTGCCTTACCGATTCATTATGCTGTTGGTGGCGCTGAGCGTTGGCAGTCAGTACAAGCAGGCGTAGAAGCGATCATGAAGGCAGGCGCTGATGACTCAGATTTGGTTTTGATACATGATGCAGCGCGCTCTGCTGTGTTGAGCCATGATATTGATCAAGTCATCGAAGCCGCCATGCTAGAGCCCTATGGCGCTATTTTAGCAGCCCCTGTCGCTGATACACTCAAGCAGTCTCAGCCTATCACTCCTGATACCCAATCAAAATCTGCAACCACCAGTAGTTCAAACGATTATATCGCGCACACGGTTGACCGTAATGGGATGTGGCAGGCACAGACCCCACAAGTCTATCGGCTCGATCAACTGTATCAAGTACTGACCCATGTCGGTGAGCAGCAGCTTGCTATTACCGATGAAGCCAGTGCGTTCGAGCATATGAATCTGCCCATTCGTTTGGTGACAGGCAGTCGCCAAAATATCAAACTGACTTATCCTGATGATGCACTCTTGCTAGAGGCAATCTTAACTGCTCAGAATAAATGA
- a CDS encoding BLUF domain-containing protein encodes MPEVTDTRDAKVMNLFQFVYISRITSTGMSGSSTLNDIAEVSIKNNKANNITGILCYGNGYFFQCVEGSEQALTNLKNGLLMDDRHKDLQILNFSQIVSRRFSIWSMRSIVLERWMVKDPKAKALMPFKPFDWTADKWQGFLEILHGYYEEQKDSDEIDAQPIKYNALGVTLGKVVGEHQAFFLIQTVLGALILLALLWFMLSDKF; translated from the coding sequence TTGCCAGAGGTTACTGATACAAGAGATGCAAAAGTAATGAATCTCTTCCAGTTCGTATATATTAGCCGTATCACTTCTACTGGAATGTCAGGCTCTAGTACGCTTAATGATATTGCTGAAGTCTCTATTAAAAATAATAAAGCCAATAATATCACTGGTATTCTTTGCTATGGCAATGGGTACTTTTTTCAGTGTGTGGAAGGGTCAGAACAAGCATTAACGAATTTAAAAAATGGCTTGTTGATGGATGATAGGCACAAAGACTTACAAATCCTAAATTTTTCTCAAATTGTTTCACGCCGTTTTAGCATCTGGTCAATGCGTTCTATTGTGCTTGAGCGTTGGATGGTCAAGGATCCTAAGGCAAAAGCACTCATGCCATTCAAACCTTTTGATTGGACGGCTGATAAATGGCAAGGATTTCTAGAGATTTTACATGGCTACTATGAAGAGCAGAAGGACAGCGATGAGATCGATGCACAGCCTATCAAATACAATGCTCTGGGTGTAACGCTAGGTAAAGTGGTAGGAGAGCACCAAGCGTTCTTTTTGATTCAAACTGTCCTTGGTGCACTTATTTTATTGGCATTGCTATGGTTTATGCTATCCGATAAGTTTTAA